One Pseudomonas syringae CC1557 genomic window, ACGCACGAACAATGGGTCATCGAACAGGCTGCGCAAGCGTGAGAGCGCGGCGCTGATAGCCGGTTGGCCGAGGAACAGTTTTTCCGCCGCACGCGTCACGCTTCTTTCATGCATCAGGGTTTCGAAAACGATGAGCAGATTGAGGTCGACACGACGCAGGTCGTTACGATTCATACAGAAGATCTCGGGCCATTGGTCGGTTGAGGACGTGAGCAGGGTGCGATAGTACGAGCAAATGCAGGTCGGGCGCAGGGAAAATTAGCTACCGCGCCGTCGAATGTTCACATGGCTTGCAATGTCCCGTCGACATGCGAACAATGGCGGCCAATATGCACCGTGGCGTTCAGACGCTGTCTGGCTGCGACCTGCAGCGCACAGGACACAATCGATGACAGGCATGTCGACTATTAATAGCCACCGATGGTGTTGCCGGCAATGCCCGGATAAAGTTTGTGGCATCAAGGTTTACCAGGCGAGGTTCTAAATGTCCCGCACGATCCGTTTTCACCAGTTCGGCCCGGCCGAGGTGCTCAAGGTTGAAGAGCAACCCGTAGCGTCGCCTGCACCCGGCGAGGTGCAAGTGCGCGTCCAGGCCATTGGTGTCAGCTGGTATGACGTACTCTGGCGGCAAAATCTCGCTTCGACCCAAGCACGTCTGCCTGCCGGTCTGGGTTACGAAATGGCCGGTGTGGTCACTGCGCTGGGCGACGGGGTAGATGACCTGCACGTGGGCGACAAGGTGGCCAGTTTTCCTGCGGCCGATGCCAACCAGCACCCGGTCTATGGCGAGAACATCGTCATGCCGCGTCTGGCACTGACTCGTTACCCCGATGCACTGACGCCGGTGGAAGCCAGCGTGCATTACACGCCGTACCTGGTGGCCTACTTTGCCTATGTCGATCTGGCGCGCATCAAGGCCGGGCAGACCGTGCTGGTCACCGATGCCAGTCATTGTTCAGGTCCTGCGTTCGTCCAGTTGGGCAAGGCGCTGGGCGTTCGCGTGATTGCGGCTACCAAGACTGACGATGCGCGTGAGTATCTGCAGTCGCTGGGTGCTGACAAGGTGGTGGTCACTGAAGATCAGGACCTGTTGATGGCGATCAACAAGTACACAGACAACCGTGGTGTCGATGCGGTTTTCGATGGCCTGGGCGGTCCGCAGATGTCGATCATGGGCGACGTGCTGGCACCACGCGGCAGTCTGGTGCTGTACGGCCTGCAAGGCGGCAATCAGACCCCGTTCCCGGCCTGCGCAGCCTTTCAGAAGAACATCCAGTTTTACGTACACTGTCTGGGCAACTTCACCGGCAAGCCGGAACTGGGCATCACTCAGGATCAGCAAGCATTGCAACGTGCCCTGCAGGACATCAACCAGATGACCGCAGACAGGGTGCTGGCGCCTCTGCAAACGCGCAGCTTCCCGTTCGAGCAGGTGGTGCAGGCGCACCGTTACATGGATGTCTGCCCGATTGGCGGGCGTGCGGTGCTGGAAGTCGAGTCGGTCTGACTCAGCACTTTTCCAGTCGACAGCGTTAGTGAGAAAGCCTTCCCCGCGGAAGGCTTTTTGCAGTGGACGCAATAAAAGGTACGGTTTATTAAGAGTCATCTGACTGATGTGTCTGCTTATCCTTTGCAGAAAGGACAGGGATGCTTGAGGTATGGAAGTTATTCGCCCGCATGAACATGCACAGCATGATCAACGGTGTGTTTGGGTTTATAAGTTTCTTCTATAGCGCGAATATACAGTCGAGATTTCCTACGGCCCCTGATGTAAGCGTTGCACGAGGCAAAGACGGTCAGGTGCGAGACGGCCTTTGTGTAAAGCCTTTGCGACGGCTGCGTGTCGGGGATTTAAGGGCATAAGTTATAAGGTTTGCTCGGTGGTTAAACAAACTGTTTAAAGCGAGTGTAAGCGACCGTTCAGGTGTGTCTGTTTTGTAGAACAAACTGTATATTGTAATTATTTGGGAGGCACTGATAATACTTGGGTAATTATTACTCAGGGAATGAGTCATGCTCGCATACATAGTTGATCGTCAGTCTGGTGTTCGAGGCTCTGCCTGCACAGTGCGGTGTCTTGATCGACAGGCAGGTGGCAGACAATGAGCTCCATACACGAACAAGCAATGAATTACGTTTACCAGCAGGTGTTGCAACGTCTGCTTGGTTATTTCTCACGTGCCGAGCGCACAGCGCTGCAGTTGTTGATTCAGCGCCTTATTGTCGCGGCGGGTGGTATCGAACGGATTTCCGCTTTCAAGGTACTGGTGACTTTCGGAGGAGGCAAGGACAGTGCCTACACACTGGCCTTTTTGCGTGCGGCTCAATTGAGCATTGCCTGCCGCTCGCCCGGCACCTTCAATTTGCGCGTCGCCACTCGCCGTCATGTGGGCATGACACCGGCGGTGATGGGTAATATCAACCGCACCTATTCAGCATTGTTTCTATACGACGATCCCCGGGTTGAAATGCTGGTGATCGACAACCAGTACACCCAAGCCTTCGAGCCAGACCTGCCTTTTTCCAGTGCTGGTCGCGAGCAGAACCGCATGGAAGTGCTGCTCGGTGGCCACCTTTCTGCGGGTGATGCGCGCACCACTTTTTGCAACACCTGTTACCTGGGGCTGGCAGAGTTTCTAGGGCGCGCACTGAGCTGGGGCAGCGGTGTCGACGCGGTGGTCAGTGGCGACTCGCGTAGAGAGCAGAAGCAGTACATCACCTGGATCATGCGCCTGGCGCAGCGCAACGGCCAACATCCCGCCCATTGGAGCAGCCAGACTCTGAGCGGAGTTCTGAAGATGATCGATACCATCGGCCAGGCCTACTATCACGAACTTTATGGTGAGGGCGGGGAAGGCCCTCGCGGTAGCCGGCCTGCCGCGTACTCCGGCAAAGCCAGCGCGCCAGCCTTCATCACCATTGCCGATCTGATCAGTTGCAAAGCCGACGAGCACTGGAACCTGCTCACCGAGTTTCTGGATTTTCGCTTCGACGATCTGGCGTTCAGCTTCAGTGAGTCGGATTGCGCCAATCCTTTACTCATGGCTCACATGCGTGGCCTGACCATGCAATACCTGCATGGGCGCAGCTACGCTGACGGGATCGCCGAATACCTGGAGCTGGCGGCTTCGTTGATGCGTCGAAAGCAAATGCCAGCGCGTCTGATTGACAAGGCGCTGAGTGCTTACGCCGGGCAGGCGCGCATCGATATGCGTCGGGAGCTGGCCTCAAGCTTCGCGCAGGAAGGCTTCGGCCTGAGTGAAACACAACTGGTGTGTATGGTGTTCTCGCCCTTCGTCGATCAGGGGCGCGGTCTGGAAACGTTTTTGCGCAGTTGCCATCCCGGCATGCTGGTCGCACTGCCAGACCTGCACAAGGCACTGTCAGGCTCGACTGCACCGGATCAGGTGATGCAGTGGCTGGTGGACATCAGCGGTCTGAGTCTCAAAGGGTTACAGAACCTCTATGACAAACAACGCGTGGACTTTGGCGACCCGAATTCGCTGATCGCCCGAATACGCGCTGCCGACCCTGACAAGGGACGGGTCATGAGCGTAGATCCGGTCACCGGCGAGGCGCTCGCTGAAGTGCTTTCCGGGCGCTGACCCGGCAGCGGATTATGGCTGCTGCCGCTTGCTCGGCATCAGCCTTGTCGTGATTGCCCGGACCCTTTGTTGAATGAGCGCCGGATGACTGCCATGAAAGACCACACGGACTTCGCCTATCAGGCGGTTTATCGCTATCTCGCTCGTCTTGTCGCTCAGGATCAGGCCGGGGCGGCACTCAAGATGCCGTCGCTGCGCCAGCTTGCGCGCCGCCTGCAGGTATCGATATCCACGGTGCAAAGTGCTTACTCGCTACTGGAAAAAGAAGGGCGCGTCTATTCGGTTGCCAAGTCGGGTTATTACTCGATGCCGCGCAGCAACGCATCAGACGAGCTGCCATGCCGCAGTGGCGACCTTTTGCACGCACTGCAATGCAATGCCAGGCGTGCCGGGATGCTGCTGTTGGGCGGCGATGAGCCAAGCGTGCTGCAAGTGCCGGAAAGCCCTTTACTGACGATGGAACGGGAGCTGGCGCGCCATTATCCGCGCTCGCGCGACGCCGATTTTCAGCCGTTCGGTGAGCTGGAATTGCGCACGGCACTGGCGGCTCGGTACACCCATGATGCCGAGCATTGCTGGCACGCAGACAATGTTTACGTCACGCCCGACCTATACGGGGCATTCAAAGTGGTGATCGATACGCTGCGGCTGCGCGGCGGCATTGTAGTGGTGGAGTCACCCTGCGCCTGGACCTTGCTGCGGTTACTGCAATCGTTCGATATCCGGGTTCTGGAGTTGCCGCAGGACGAACCCGGCAGCCTTGATCCGGGGAAACTGGAGCACCTGTTGCGGGAGAATAGCGTCGGGCTTGCGATATTTTCGTCGTTCCTGAACCCGCTGCGCGGCAGTGCACGAGCGTCGATTAATAGTCAGGCGCTGGCCGAAGTCATCAATCGCCATCAGGTCTGGGTATTGGAAAATGACAGTCACAGCGAATTGAGGTTTGCTTGCGAGCCCCATAATCTGCGTCATCTGATTGACCCGCAAAGACTGGTGATTATCGGTGCGTTCGACAAGAGCCTTGGCCCTGAGGCGCCTTACGGTTATTTGCTGTGCAAACAGCTTGAAGACCGCTGGCAAGCCGGTTTTCTGTTGCGCGCGTTCGAGCTGCCGCGCATACGGCAGAGGGCGATTGCCAGACTGTGCAGCAGCGGTCGTCTGGATACTCACTTGAACGGGTTGCGCGCTGTTCTGGCTGAGCGCGCGTCAGCGATGACGCAGCAGCTGGATGAGCAACTGGGTGAGGCGTTGCGCTACGAAGTGCCAGTGGGTGGCTGCGGTGTGTGGGCGCAAAGCAGGTACCCGGTAAACATGCGTCAGGTTTTCGAAATGATGCTGGCTGAGCGCATTGTCATCGCGCCCGGCGAGCTGTTCAGCCTGCAAGGCCGATATGCACAGCACCTGCGCATCAGTTATGCCATCGACTGGAGCCGGAACGTGGCCGGGTGGCTGGCTGTGCTGCGAGAGGCATTAAGTCGGGCGCGGCTGCGGTAAGCCGAGAATGGCGCAGCCGCCGATCCATTTGTATTTGCCAGACGCGATTCAAGGCTGTTAACTGGACGCTTGTCCAGTATTTGAAACCAGTGGCTTTTCCCAGCAGTGACTTCCCAGACCACCATTAATCCTGATCAGGCGCCAGCCCCTTCCAGCGATTCGCCCAAGCGCTATGTCGTGGCGGTACGCGCATTGTGCGAGTTCACGGCCAAGGTGGGCGACCTTGACCTGCGTTTCACGCCATCACCGACCGCTCAGGAAGGCATTGCCGGGCATAGGAC contains:
- a CDS encoding zinc-dependent alcohol dehydrogenase family protein — its product is MSRTIRFHQFGPAEVLKVEEQPVASPAPGEVQVRVQAIGVSWYDVLWRQNLASTQARLPAGLGYEMAGVVTALGDGVDDLHVGDKVASFPAADANQHPVYGENIVMPRLALTRYPDALTPVEASVHYTPYLVAYFAYVDLARIKAGQTVLVTDASHCSGPAFVQLGKALGVRVIAATKTDDAREYLQSLGADKVVVTEDQDLLMAINKYTDNRGVDAVFDGLGGPQMSIMGDVLAPRGSLVLYGLQGGNQTPFPACAAFQKNIQFYVHCLGNFTGKPELGITQDQQALQRALQDINQMTADRVLAPLQTRSFPFEQVVQAHRYMDVCPIGGRAVLEVESV
- a CDS encoding PLP-dependent aminotransferase family protein, with product MKDHTDFAYQAVYRYLARLVAQDQAGAALKMPSLRQLARRLQVSISTVQSAYSLLEKEGRVYSVAKSGYYSMPRSNASDELPCRSGDLLHALQCNARRAGMLLLGGDEPSVLQVPESPLLTMERELARHYPRSRDADFQPFGELELRTALAARYTHDAEHCWHADNVYVTPDLYGAFKVVIDTLRLRGGIVVVESPCAWTLLRLLQSFDIRVLELPQDEPGSLDPGKLEHLLRENSVGLAIFSSFLNPLRGSARASINSQALAEVINRHQVWVLENDSHSELRFACEPHNLRHLIDPQRLVIIGAFDKSLGPEAPYGYLLCKQLEDRWQAGFLLRAFELPRIRQRAIARLCSSGRLDTHLNGLRAVLAERASAMTQQLDEQLGEALRYEVPVGGCGVWAQSRYPVNMRQVFEMMLAERIVIAPGELFSLQGRYAQHLRISYAIDWSRNVAGWLAVLREALSRARLR